The following are encoded together in the Danaus plexippus chromosome 15, MEX_DaPlex, whole genome shotgun sequence genome:
- the LOC116766614 gene encoding carboxypeptidase Q-like, with protein MPSIIVDQARLILFLNMFLLIEAQKQYFLDDRVRNDQHNCGYNHTLRGYLSLLKPNVLDIMHEVRSGLGSRDYYEMYSTFIDKFGPRPSGSETLEKAIDYMKDLTNKNGVYDVHTEDVMVPEWKRGLESLKMLRPRLKQLSILGIGLSVPTDGKITAEVIVVSSFEELESIDNAIIKGKIILFNTNFTTYENTIQYRRNSAVKAARKGAVAVLVRSITPISLYTTHTGDLVYEPHVKKIPAAAITIEDADFLQRIHNRGEVIVIEIQMSNELKANISRNLIIDVKGYDIPNKMVIVSGHIDSWDVGQGAIDDGGGMMISWFVPVVLNYLKLKPRRTLRAILWTSEEVGLNGAKAYLERHSDELDNIDFIMESDEGTFKPLGLEVAGSKNVTCLINEILQLFKPWDLNRLKVANSTGSDISIFIDKGIPGASLLNKDDRYFWYHHSNADTLTAQNKSDVLDCAAFWAAISYLIAELPVDIRRS; from the exons ATGCCGTCAATTATTGTGGACCAAGCAcgtttaattctgtttttgaaTATGTTTTTGCTAATAGAAgcacaaaaacaatattttttagacgACCGTGTCCGTAACGATCAACATAACTGTGGATACAATCATACATTGAGAGGATATTTATCTTTACTTAAACCTAATGTACTTGACATTATGCATGAAGTAAGAAGTGGACTTGGATCTCGCgattattatgaaat GTATTCTACTTTTATTGACAAATTTGGACCACGTCCATCAGGAAGTGAAACACTCGAAAAGGCAATTGACTATATGAAGGATCTCACAAACAAGAACGGAGTATATGATGTTCACACAGAGGATGTcatg GTTCCTGAATGGAAACGTGGGCTTGAATCCCTTAAAATGCTAAGACCACGACTAAAGCAACTGTCCATTCTTGGTATTGGACTCAGCGTTCCAACGGATGGAAAAATAACAGCAGAAGTTATTGTGGTGTCTAGTTTCGAAGAATTGGAAAGTATCGATAATGCCATAATTAAAGGCAAAATCattctttttaatactaattttacTACTTATGAAAATACTATTCAGTACAGAAGAAATAGTGCCGTCAAAGCTGCTAGAAAGGGTGCTGTAGCAGTTTTAGTTCGAAGTATTACTCCgatttccttatatacaacTCATACTGGAGATTTAGTTTATGAACCccacgttaaaaaaataccagcTGCAGCAATTACAATAGAAGATGCTGATTTTTTACAGCGAATTCATAACCGTGGGGAAGttattgttatagaaataCAAATGTCAAATGAACTGAAAGCAAATATatctagaaatttaattattgatgtAAAAGGCTATGATATTCCGAATAAAATGGTTATAGTTTCTGGACATATAGATAGTTGGGATGTCGGTCAGGGTGCTATTGACGATGGGGGCGGTATGATGATTAGTTGGTTTGTGcctgttgttttaaattacctaaaattaaaaccaagAAGAACTCTGAGGGCAATACTATGGACGTCTGAAGAAGTAGGCCTTAATGGTGCGAAGGCCTACTTGGAAAGACACAGTGATGAATTGGATaacatagattttataatGGAATCTGATGAAGGAACATTCAAACCTTTGGGTTTGGAAGTAGCTGGATCTAAAAACGTTACATgcttaattaatgaaattttacaattatttaaaccaTGGGATTTAAATAGGCTGAAAGTAGCCAATTCCACAGGATcagatatttcaatttttattgataaggGCATTCCTGGAGCCTCTCTTTTAAATAAGGATGATCGTTATTTCTGGTATCATCATTCAAATGCTGATACCTTAACTGCCCAAAATAAGTCCGATGTTCTAGACTGCGCTGCGTTTTGGGCTGCAATATCATATCTTATTGCTGAATTACCTGTAGATATTCGcagaagttaa